The Rhipicephalus microplus isolate Deutch F79 unplaced genomic scaffold, USDA_Rmic scaffold_198, whole genome shotgun sequence genome contains a region encoding:
- the LOC119179578 gene encoding ATP-dependent RNA helicase DDX51 → MEELYVVSRFTDDNEAPGQKIDPDKRLRKILKKAKRKQEAAHSSAQDECQPTDSVDVRHKHKQNDDKKREIDYKKLAQDETTVPPSKKVKLKDLDDNAASAELLSDVSKLETPAVKKKSRRKRSQQPRVRRNRGNGNSSAVGDEGVGNNPLHRAKGTESRNHEPGLDDELHSSKVESTGGGDSPGRVKHTASDEHEPALDDELHDSKVEGTADGEDKSVREPVDTSLGEYYPILGDVQVKKPDAVHRVLPEWLSNPEMVPSTVKKGKRPGSMKIEHFSSSLSAEMMSMLTANHIRKLFPVQEKVVPWLLSSEQRRSHLPPRDICVSAPTGSGKTLAYVIPIIEDLKARVVRAVRAVVVLPVKELAAQVHAVFLQYVGTTSLNVQLVTGTRTFAEEQGLLVRKGTKGYASLVDIVVATPGRLLDHIRKTPGFNLHLLKYFVLDEADRVIEDVQTTLIPEVEQAVFGTAKKNCTCESTVHNRLCTHPLTVCCLQHCREPVQKLLYSATLTQDPDKLQSLMLFQPKLFTATATVGMPGDEQRQKTFVGKYTTPQGLSEFYYLTHDNKKPLAVWDLVANHGFRDTLCFTASKEDAHRLSLVLKEMGNVRAEEFSAKLSIADRARVLRKFASGKLDILVCSNVLARGLDVANVRHVICYDPPKFIKTYVHRVGRTARAGVPGTAVTFLRQGQLRAFKEMLSSAGKTDIQPLDLGKTDELEELQSKYRDALKAVEAIVKSEQVGPERKKKYNFAAKSALANEV, encoded by the coding sequence ATTCACCGATGACAACGAGGCACCAGGGCAAAAGATTGACCCGGACAAGCGCCTGCGCAAAATCTTAAAGAAAGCCAAGCGAAAACAAGAAGCAGCACACAGTTCAGCACAAGATGAATGTCAGCCCACAGATTCAGTGGACGTTAGACATAAACATAAGCAGAATGATGACAAGAAGAGGGAAATTGATTACAAGAAACTCGCACAGGACGAGACTACGGTGCCGCCTTCTAAGAAGGTCAAGCTGAAGGACTTGGATGACAATGCAGCCTCGGCAGAGCTTTTGTCGGATGTTTCAAAGTTAGAAACGCCAGCAGTTAAAAAGAAAAGCCGGAGGAAGAGAAGCCAACAGCCTCGCGTGCGGCGTAACAGAGGCAATGGGAACTCAAGTGCTGTTGGTGACGAAGGAGTCGGCAATAATCCACTCCATAGAGCGAAAGGCACGGAAAGCCGCAATCATGAGCCTGGATTAGATGACGAGTTACACAGCAGTAAAGTTGAAAGCACAGGAGGTGGTGATTCACCCGGCAGAGTAAAACACACAGCAAGTGACGAGCATGAGCCTGCCTTAGATGATGAGCTGCATGATAGCAAGGTTGAAGGCACAGCAGATGGTGAGGACAAATCTGTGAGGGAGCCTGTTGACACCAGTCTTGGAGAATATTATCCAATTCTAGGTGATGTGCAAGTGAAAAAGCCAGATGCAGTGCATCGAGTTCTACCGGAATGGCTATCTAATCCAGAAATGGTTCCATCGACGGTGAAGAAAGGCAAGAGGCCTGGTAGCATGAAGATAGAACACTTCAGCAGCAGCCTAAGTGCCGAGATGATGTCTATGTTGACTGCAAACCACATACGAAAGCTGTTCCCTGTGCAGGAGAAGGTAGTTCCATGGCTTCTTTCATCAGAGCAGCGGCGTTCGCACCTGCCCCCGCGCGACATTTGTGTTTCTGCACCAACAGGCAGTGGGAAGACTCTTGCATACGTTATACCCATTATAGAAGACCTTAAAGCTCGTGTCGTGCGTGCTGTTCGTGCTGTTGTAGTTCTTCCTGTGAAGGAGCTTGCAGCACAAGTGCATGCTGTATTTTTGCAGTATGTTGGTACAACATCGCTGAATGTGCAATTGGTTACCGGGACGAGAACGTTCGCTGAAGAACAAGGGCTGCTTGTTCGCAAAGGTACCAAGGGCTATGCGAGTTTAGTTGATATTGTAGTGGCTACACCGGGACGCCTCCTTGACCATATACGCAAGACTCCCGGCTTTAACCTGCATCTGCTCAAATACTTCGTGCTGGACGAAGCTGACCGTGTTATTGAGGATGTGCAGACAACATTGATCCCCGAGGTAGAACAGGCCGTTTTCGGTACAGCCAAGAAGAACTGCACTTGTGAAAGCACTGTTCACAACCGGCTGTGCACACATCCATTGACTGTTTGCTGTCTTCAGCATTGCCGAGAGCCTGTGCAAAAGCTGCTCTACTCGGCTACACTGACTCAAGATCCTGATAAACTGCAAAGCCTTATGCTTTTTCAGCCAAAGCTTTTCACAGCCACTGCAACAGTCGGCATGCCAGGCGATGAACAACGGCAGAAAACTTTTGTTGGAAAGTATACTACACCACAGGGGCTTAGCGAATTCTACTACCTCACTCACGATAACAAAAAGCCATTGGCCGTATGGGATCTTGTGGCAAACCACGGTTTCCGGGACACCCTTTGTTTCACTGCTTCCAAGGAGGATGCCCACAGGCTTAGCTTGGTGCTCAAAGAAATGGGTAATGTTCGTGCTGAAGAATTTTCTGCTAAACTGAGCATAGCAGATCGTGCACGAGTGCTGAGGAAGTTTGCGTCTGGCAAACTAGACATCTTAGTCTGCTCTAATGTTCTGGCCAGAGGTCTTGACGTGGCAAATGTGCGCCATGTCATATGCTACGACCCTCCAAAGTTTATCAAGACATATGTGCACAGGGTGGGTAGGACTGCACGTGCTGGTGTTCCAGGCACAGCCGTGACATTTCTGCGGCAGGGTCAGTTGCGGGCCTTCAAGGAGATGCTTTCGTCAGCTGGAAAGACCGACATTCAACCCCTCGATCTTGGAAAAACTGATGAGCTTGAAGAATTGCAAAGCAAGTACCGGGATGCTCTTAAGGCCGTGGAAGCTATTGTGAAGAGCGAACAAGTTGGCccggagaggaagaaaaagtaCAACTTTGCTGCCAAGTCTGCATTGGCTAATGAGGTGTAA